One Cylindrospermum stagnale PCC 7417 DNA segment encodes these proteins:
- the holA gene encoding DNA polymerase III subunit delta, which produces MIVLLTGDDQHAIQEQLNQYKAEIDAQWLTLCYHRFSDDKLDKAMSVARTRSLTDGKKLVIVENCRLKQWGDPELETLQQLVQVPDSTILVFVATNVDKRLKIYKHLVKYAKSFEFSLIPLWRNDLIEKAIAIQAQKLKLLLSEDAVEYLAQAIGNDMTRAASELRKLSIYAHGRKLELAEINELVPCQTQNSLQLAAAMREGKSHQVLQLLDDLLSRCEPLMVIVSTLLTQFRTWLWVKSAIVSGVKKDGELAQLCSISNPHRIYYLRQEVANTSINALARAVSMILDLEMSIKRGAEGKDLLPAILNVSRLFKLV; this is translated from the coding sequence ATGATAGTCTTGCTCACAGGTGATGACCAACACGCTATTCAGGAACAGTTAAACCAGTACAAAGCGGAGATTGATGCCCAATGGCTGACACTATGCTATCACCGATTTTCAGATGATAAGCTTGACAAAGCCATGAGTGTAGCTCGCACTCGTTCCCTCACTGATGGTAAAAAACTGGTAATTGTGGAAAATTGCCGCCTCAAGCAATGGGGTGATCCTGAGTTAGAAACTTTGCAGCAGTTGGTGCAAGTGCCTGATTCTACGATTTTGGTGTTTGTTGCTACTAATGTAGATAAGCGGCTGAAAATTTACAAACACCTGGTCAAGTATGCGAAGTCGTTTGAGTTTTCGTTGATACCACTTTGGCGGAATGATTTGATTGAAAAGGCGATCGCTATTCAAGCTCAAAAATTGAAACTGCTGCTGTCAGAGGATGCAGTGGAATATTTAGCACAAGCGATTGGTAACGATATGACCCGTGCAGCTTCTGAGTTACGCAAACTTTCTATTTATGCTCATGGCAGAAAATTAGAGCTTGCGGAGATCAACGAATTAGTGCCATGTCAAACTCAGAATAGCCTACAATTGGCAGCGGCTATGCGTGAAGGAAAAAGCCATCAAGTTTTGCAGTTGTTGGATGATTTACTATCTCGTTGTGAACCTTTAATGGTGATTGTCAGCACTCTTTTAACGCAATTTAGAACTTGGTTATGGGTGAAGTCTGCGATAGTTTCTGGGGTGAAGAAGGATGGTGAATTAGCTCAATTGTGCAGTATCAGCAATCCTCATCGTATTTACTATTTGCGTCAGGAAGTAGCAAATACAAGTATCAATGCTTTGGCTAGGGCGGTGTCCATGATTTTGGATTTGGAAATGTCTATTAAGAGGGGTGCTGAAGGTAAGGATTTACTACCAGCAATTCTTAATGTTAGCAGGTTATTTAAGTTAGTTTAA